A window of Streptomyces sp. DG1A-41 contains these coding sequences:
- a CDS encoding NADH-quinone oxidoreductase subunit D — MSTSHASDAAAAAAAARETTEGTVYTVTGGDWDEVVQSAARADDERIVVNMGPQHPSTHGVLRLILEIDGETVTEARCGIGYLHTGIEKNLEYRNWTQGTTFVTRMDYLMPFFNETAYCLGVEKLLGIEDQIPDRASIIRVLLMELNRLSSHLVCIATGGMELGATTIMIYGFRDRELILDIYELITGLRMNHAYIRPGGLAQDLPPGAVDQIREFVKKMKKNLPEYDKLATGNPIFKARMQDIGYLDLAGCMALGATGPILRSTGLPHDLRKTQPYCGYETYDFDVPTADTCDAYGRFLIRLEEMRQSLRIVEQCLDRLQPGPVMVADKKIAWPAQLALGPDGLGNSLDHIKKIMGTSMEALIHHFKLVTEGFRVPPGQTYAAVESPKGELGVHVVSDGGTRPYRVHFRDPSFTNLQAMAAMCEGGQVADVIVAVASIDPVMGGVDR, encoded by the coding sequence TCGCACGCATCCGACGCCGCCGCCGCGGCCGCCGCGGCGCGCGAGACCACCGAGGGCACCGTCTACACGGTCACCGGTGGCGACTGGGACGAGGTCGTCCAGTCCGCGGCCCGCGCCGACGACGAGCGCATCGTCGTCAACATGGGCCCGCAGCACCCCTCCACGCACGGCGTGCTCCGCCTGATCCTGGAGATCGACGGCGAGACCGTCACCGAGGCCCGCTGCGGCATCGGCTACCTCCACACCGGTATCGAGAAGAACCTCGAGTACCGGAACTGGACCCAGGGCACCACGTTCGTGACGCGCATGGACTACTTGATGCCGTTCTTCAACGAGACGGCGTACTGCCTCGGGGTGGAGAAGCTCCTCGGCATCGAGGACCAGATCCCGGACCGCGCCTCGATCATCCGCGTGCTCCTGATGGAGCTGAACCGGTTGTCGTCGCACCTGGTGTGCATCGCCACCGGCGGCATGGAGCTCGGCGCCACCACGATCATGATCTACGGATTCCGTGATCGTGAACTCATTCTCGATATCTACGAGCTGATCACCGGCCTGCGGATGAACCACGCGTACATCCGCCCAGGCGGACTCGCCCAGGACCTGCCGCCCGGCGCGGTGGACCAGATCCGCGAGTTCGTGAAGAAGATGAAGAAGAACCTCCCGGAGTACGACAAGCTCGCCACCGGGAACCCCATCTTCAAGGCCCGCATGCAGGACATCGGCTACCTCGACCTGGCCGGCTGCATGGCCCTCGGCGCCACCGGCCCGATCCTGCGCTCCACCGGCCTGCCGCACGACCTGCGCAAGACGCAGCCCTACTGCGGCTACGAGACGTACGACTTCGACGTCCCGACCGCCGACACCTGCGACGCCTACGGCCGCTTCCTCATCCGCCTGGAGGAGATGCGCCAGTCGCTCAGGATCGTCGAGCAGTGCCTGGACCGGCTCCAGCCCGGCCCGGTCATGGTCGCCGACAAGAAGATCGCCTGGCCGGCCCAGCTCGCCCTGGGGCCCGACGGCCTCGGCAACTCCCTCGACCACATCAAGAAGATCATGGGCACCTCCATGGAGGCCCTGATCCACCACTTCAAGCTGGTCACCGAGGGCTTCCGCGTCCCGCCGGGACAGACGTACGCGGCGGTCGAGTCGCCCAAGGGCGAACTCGGGGTGCACGTCGTGTCCGACGGCGGCACCCGCCCCTACCGGGTCCACTTCCGCGACCCGTCCTTCACCAACCTGCAAGCCATGGCGGCGATGTGCGAGGGCGGCCAGGTCGCCGACGTCATCGTCGCCGTCGCGTCCATCGACCCCGTGATGGGAGGCGTCGACCGGTGA
- the nuoF gene encoding NADH-quinone oxidoreductase subunit NuoF, translated as MTLAPELKDMSPEKLLAPVLSAFWDEDRSWTLDVYRRHDGYEGLRKALAMSPDDVIAYVKESGLRGRGGAGFPTGMKWQFIPQGDGKPHYLVVNADESEPGTCKDIPLLFANPHSLIEGMIIACYAIRSSHAFIYLRGEVVPVLRRLHSAVREAYEAGFLGENILGSGLDLDITVHAGAGAYICGEETALLDSLEGRRGQPRLRPPFPAVAGLYACPTVVNNVESIASVPAIMHRGKEWFRSMGSEKSPGFTLYSLSGHVASPGQYEAPLGITLRQLLDMSGGMRPGHRLKFWTPGGSSTPMFTDEHLDVPLDYEGVGAAGSMLGTKALQCFDETTCVVRAVTRWTEFYAHESCGKCTPCREGTYWLVQLLRDIEAGKGQMSDLDKLNDIADNINGKSFCALGDGAASPIFSSLKYFREEYEQHITGRGCPFDPAKSTAWADRTEVNA; from the coding sequence ATGACCTTGGCACCCGAGCTGAAAGACATGAGCCCCGAGAAGCTGCTCGCACCGGTGCTGTCGGCCTTCTGGGACGAGGACAGGTCCTGGACGCTGGACGTGTACCGACGGCACGACGGGTACGAGGGGCTCCGCAAGGCGCTCGCCATGTCGCCGGACGACGTGATCGCGTACGTCAAGGAGTCCGGTCTGCGCGGGCGCGGCGGCGCGGGATTCCCCACGGGCATGAAGTGGCAGTTCATTCCCCAGGGGGATGGAAAGCCGCATTATCTAGTTGTCAACGCCGACGAGTCGGAGCCGGGGACGTGCAAGGACATCCCGCTCCTCTTCGCGAACCCGCACAGCCTCATCGAGGGCATGATCATCGCGTGTTACGCCATCAGGTCGTCGCATGCCTTCATCTATCTGCGTGGTGAAGTCGTCCCAGTGCTGCGGCGGTTGCACTCTGCCGTGCGCGAGGCGTACGAGGCGGGCTTCCTCGGCGAGAACATCCTCGGCAGCGGACTCGACCTCGACATCACCGTGCACGCGGGCGCGGGCGCGTACATCTGCGGTGAGGAGACCGCACTGCTGGACTCTCTCGAAGGCCGCCGGGGTCAACCGCGGCTTCGTCCCCCCTTCCCTGCGGTCGCGGGCCTCTACGCGTGCCCGACTGTGGTGAACAACGTCGAGTCGATCGCGTCGGTTCCCGCGATCATGCATCGGGGCAAGGAATGGTTCCGGTCGATGGGGAGTGAGAAGTCGCCCGGCTTCACGCTCTACTCCCTGTCCGGCCATGTCGCGAGCCCCGGCCAGTACGAGGCGCCGCTCGGGATCACGCTCCGCCAGCTCCTCGACATGAGCGGCGGGATGCGCCCCGGGCACCGCCTCAAGTTCTGGACGCCGGGCGGCTCCTCGACCCCGATGTTCACCGACGAGCATCTCGACGTCCCTCTTGATTACGAAGGAGTGGGCGCCGCGGGTTCCATGCTCGGCACAAAAGCTCTCCAGTGCTTCGACGAGACGACCTGCGTGGTGCGGGCCGTGACGCGCTGGACCGAGTTCTACGCCCACGAGTCCTGCGGCAAGTGCACGCCCTGCCGCGAAGGCACGTACTGGCTCGTGCAGCTGCTGCGCGACATCGAGGCCGGCAAGGGACAGATGTCCGACCTCGACAAGCTGAACGACATCGCCGACAACATCAACGGCAAGTCCTTCTGCGCCCTCGGTGACGGCGCCGCCTCGCCGATCTTCTCCTCGCTCAAGTACTTCCGCGAGGAGTACGAGCAGCACATCACGGGCCGGGGCTGCCCCTTCGACCCGGCCAAGTCGACGGCCTGGGCCGACCGCACGGAGGTGAACGCATGA